The Porites lutea chromosome 11, jaPorLute2.1, whole genome shotgun sequence genome includes a region encoding these proteins:
- the LOC140952478 gene encoding uncharacterized protein, with the protein MADGSHDFGANQTRSDMYEMPASVEQEREGRDGQNGKDGRDGRDGINENGMKGQKGERGSPGNNAGGVIKFSDTAEKCTASIASTVSYNSSQKSLQLCDGSVWLPVLTVGKGYTKDRPGRHCLDILNSGQSHGSGLYWIDPNGGSIADSFQAFCDMETERGGWTLVATKVSPGFLFIKTVFSSVAAATKKVDAASHIHPSMGNWKEVMFRFDDVDTIRVI; encoded by the exons ATGGCTGACGGTTCACATGACTTTGGTGCCAATCAGACCAGATCTGACATGTATGAGATGCCAGCTTCTGTTGAGCAGG AAAGGGAAGGACGAGATGGTCAGAACG GAAAGGATGGTCGTGATGGAAGAGACGGGATCAACGAAAACGGAATGAAG ggtcaaaaaGGAGAACGTGGCTCACCAGGAAACAACGCAGGAGGTGTAATTAAGTTTAGCGATACCGCTGAGAAATGTACCGCAAGCATCGCCAGCACTGTAAGCTACAATAGTTCCCAGAAATCCTTGCAACTCTGTGATGGAAGTGTTTGGCTTCCAGTGCTGACTGTTGGAAAAGGTTACACGAAGGATAGACCCGGCCGCCATTGCTTGGATATTTTAAATTCTG GCCAAAGTCATGGCAGCGGGCTTTACTGGATTGATCCAAACGGTGGCTCGATAGCTGACTCATTCCAAGCCTTTTGCGACATGGAAACTGAGCGTGGAGGTTGGACCCTAGTTGCCACTAAGGTCTCCCCAGGCTTCCTCTTCATCAAAACTGTTTTCTCATCAGTGGCCGCTGCAACTAAGAAAGTAGATGCTGCGAGTCACATACATCCAAGCATGGGGAACTGGAAAGAGGTTATGTTCCGCTTTGATGACGTTGATACCATCCGAGTCATTTAA